The Piliocolobus tephrosceles isolate RC106 chromosome 2, ASM277652v3, whole genome shotgun sequence genome window below encodes:
- the EEF1AKMT4 gene encoding EEF1A lysine methyltransferase 4 — protein MASPGAGRAPPELPERNCGYREVQYWDQRYQGAADSAPYDWFGDFSSFRTLLEPELRPEDRILVLGCGNSALSYELFLGGFPDVTSVDYSSVVVAAMQARYAHVPQLRWETMDVRKLDFPSASFDVVLEKGTLDALLSGEQDPWTVSSEGVHTVDQVLSEVSRVLVPGGRFISMTSAAPHFRTRHYAQACYGWSLRHATYGSGFHFHLYLMHKGGDLSVAQLSLGAQILSPLRPPTSPCFLQDSDHEDFLSAIQL, from the exons ATGGCTTCTCCAGGGGCCGGTAGAGCGCCGCCGGAGTTACCGGAGCGGAACTGCGGGTACCGCGAAGTCCAGTACTGGGATCAGCGCTACCAAGGCGCAGCCGATTCTGCTCCCTACGATTGGTTCGGGGACTTCTCCTCCTTCCGTACCCTCCTAGAGCCGGAGCTGCGGCCCGAGGACCGTATCCTTGTGTTAG GTTGCGGGAACAGTGCCCTGAGCTACGAGCTGTTCCTTGGAGGCTTCCCTGATGTGACCAGTGTGGACTACTCATCAGTCGTGGTGGCCGCCATGCAGGCTCGCTATGCCCATGTGCCGCAGCTGCGCTGGGAGACCATGGATGTGCGGAAGCTGGACTTCCCCAGTGCTTCTTTTGATGTGGTGCTCGAGAAGGGCACGCTGGATGCCCTGCTATCTGGGGAACAAGATCCCTGGACCGTGTCCTCTGAAGGTGTCCATACTGTGGACCAGGTGTTGAGTGAG GTGAGCCGCGTGCTGGTCCCTGGAGGCCGGTTCATCTCAATGACTTCTGCTGCCCCCCACTTTCGGACCAGACACTATGCCCAAGCCTGTTATGGCTGGTCCCTGAGGCATGCTACCTATGGTAGCGGTTTCCACTTCCATCTCTACCTCATGCACAAGGGCGGGGACCTCAGTGTGGCCCAACTGTCTCTGGGGGCCCAAATCCTCTCACCCCTCAGacctcccacctcaccctgctTCCTTCAGGATTCAGATCATGAGGACTTCCTTAGTGCCATTCAGCTATGA
- the CAMK2N2 gene encoding calcium/calmodulin-dependent protein kinase II inhibitor 2: protein MSEILPYSEDKMGRFGADPEGSDLSFSCRLQDTNSFFAGNQAKRPPKLGQIGRAKRVVIEDDRIDDVLKGMGEKPPSGV, encoded by the exons ATGTCCGAGATCCTGCCCTACAGCGAAGACAAGATGGGCCGCTTCGGCGCAGACCCCGAGGGCTCCGACCTCTCCTTCAGCTGCCGCCTGCAGGACACCAACTCCTTCTTCGCGGGCAACCAGGCCAAGCGGCCCCCCAAGCTGGGCCAGATCGGCCGAGCCAAGCGAG TGGTGATCGAGGATGACCGGATAGACGACGTGCTGAAGGGGATGGGGGAGAAGCCGCCGTCCGGAGTGTAG